A genomic segment from Tuwongella immobilis encodes:
- the nusA gene encoding transcription termination factor NusA, whose product MNSSELLRLVNQMHQEKNIPKEVIFSGIEAAIQVAAERATGNQNDVVVEIDRITGEMRATKGGNKIDPELLGRIAAQSAKQLIIQKIREAEGDTVFNEYQRLKGKLVSGLVQRVDSGTAIVSLGKAEAILPRSEQIPGETHHVNDRVKAVVIEVKRNGPRVKIVLSRNHPDFVRSLFEQDIPEIQDHTIEIKAVAREPGHRSKIAVSSIDMKVDCVGACVGVRGSRIKNIIEELNNERIDIVRWNDSLQVLIPNALQPAQITEVFTYPRLGRAIVLVTDDQLSLAIGRRGQNVRLASKLIGWDIEIMTHEELGETLEKAERWFRHLPGISEDGVQTLIEEGFLSYTDVTFLEPAQLGELVGVDEEAADEMILFAEEMSETIEKEGDPFAPQENAENLESAETGEMESVETDGVAAESTEEEASEAVAEDASESEMPQTDGELPPEASENSQSDGTGEPESASLHPEDAVESEEPALAESSEEANESTPTESDSQTEPTTTQS is encoded by the coding sequence ATGAACAGCTCGGAGTTGCTTCGCTTGGTGAATCAGATGCACCAAGAGAAGAACATCCCCAAGGAAGTGATCTTCAGCGGGATCGAGGCCGCCATCCAAGTGGCAGCCGAACGTGCAACCGGCAACCAAAATGATGTGGTCGTGGAAATCGACCGAATCACCGGGGAAATGCGCGCCACCAAGGGCGGAAATAAGATCGATCCCGAGCTGCTCGGTCGAATTGCTGCTCAATCTGCCAAGCAATTGATTATTCAGAAGATCCGCGAAGCCGAAGGCGACACGGTTTTCAACGAGTATCAACGCCTCAAAGGAAAGTTGGTCTCCGGGTTGGTGCAACGGGTCGATTCCGGAACCGCGATTGTCTCGCTGGGCAAGGCCGAAGCGATCCTGCCGCGATCCGAGCAGATCCCCGGCGAAACCCACCACGTCAACGACCGTGTCAAAGCGGTGGTCATCGAAGTTAAACGCAATGGCCCGCGTGTGAAGATTGTGCTGTCCCGCAATCACCCGGATTTTGTCCGGTCGCTGTTCGAGCAAGACATTCCCGAAATTCAAGACCACACCATCGAAATCAAGGCAGTGGCCCGCGAACCGGGACATCGTTCCAAGATCGCGGTTTCGTCCATTGATATGAAGGTGGACTGCGTCGGGGCGTGTGTCGGCGTTCGCGGGAGTCGGATCAAGAATATCATCGAAGAATTGAACAACGAACGGATTGATATTGTTCGTTGGAATGATTCGCTGCAAGTGCTGATTCCCAATGCACTTCAGCCCGCTCAAATCACGGAAGTGTTTACCTATCCGCGATTGGGCCGCGCGATTGTGCTGGTCACCGACGATCAATTGTCGCTGGCCATCGGTCGCCGCGGGCAGAATGTGCGGCTGGCCAGCAAGCTGATCGGCTGGGATATCGAGATTATGACCCACGAAGAGTTGGGCGAAACGCTCGAAAAAGCCGAACGGTGGTTCCGACATTTGCCAGGAATTTCCGAAGATGGCGTGCAAACGCTCATCGAAGAAGGATTTTTGTCGTATACTGATGTTACCTTCTTGGAACCGGCCCAACTCGGGGAGCTGGTGGGCGTCGATGAAGAAGCCGCCGACGAGATGATCCTCTTCGCCGAGGAGATGTCCGAAACCATCGAAAAGGAAGGCGACCCCTTCGCTCCGCAAGAAAATGCGGAAAATCTGGAATCTGCCGAAACTGGCGAGATGGAATCGGTCGAAACCGATGGAGTGGCTGCCGAATCGACCGAAGAAGAGGCCAGCGAAGCGGTTGCGGAAGATGCCTCCGAATCGGAAATGCCTCAGACCGATGGGGAACTCCCCCCGGAAGCATCGGAAAATTCGCAATCGGATGGAACGGGTGAACCGGAATCGGCTAGCCTGCATCCTGAAGATGCAGTAGAATCAGAAGAACCTGCACTCGCCGAGTCGAGCGAGGAAGCCAACGAATCAACCCCCACCGAGTCGGACTCCCAAACCGAGCCGACCACCACTCAATCCTAA